Proteins encoded in a region of the Nitrospira sp. genome:
- a CDS encoding XTP/dITP diphosphatase: MHSIEGPIEEILLATRNPDKVRELAALLGDLGISIRTLVDFPTAPEVEEDGTTCEANALKKAREMASVTGLPSVADDTGLEVDALGGRPGVFAARYAGNGATYEDNCRKLLKELDGVPPARRTARFVTVAALAMPGGHSRVATGILLGVIAEGCVGSRGFGYDPLFFVPELGRTLAELTADEKNRISHRAKAFAALRVVLQHEIDVCAGSPG, encoded by the coding sequence GTGCACTCGATTGAGGGACCGATAGAAGAAATCCTCCTCGCGACCAGAAATCCGGACAAAGTCAGGGAACTTGCGGCTCTTCTCGGGGATCTTGGAATCAGCATCCGTACCCTGGTGGACTTCCCTACCGCACCGGAAGTGGAAGAAGACGGTACAACCTGTGAAGCCAACGCACTCAAGAAGGCCAGGGAAATGGCCTCTGTGACAGGCCTTCCGTCGGTCGCGGATGATACGGGACTCGAAGTTGATGCCTTGGGTGGAAGGCCAGGCGTGTTTGCGGCTCGATATGCAGGGAACGGCGCGACTTACGAGGACAATTGCAGGAAGCTACTCAAAGAGCTGGATGGTGTGCCACCGGCCAGGCGGACCGCCAGATTCGTAACGGTCGCTGCCTTGGCGATGCCTGGTGGACACTCTCGAGTGGCCACGGGCATTCTCCTCGGCGTCATTGCCGAAGGATGTGTCGGCTCACGCGGATTCGGTTACGACCCCCTGTTCTTCGTCCCGGAGCTCGGTCGTACGTTGGCTGAGTTGACGGCTGATGAAAAAAACCGTATCAGTCATCGAGCCAAGGCATTTGCAGCGCTGCGGGTGGTTCTGCAACACGAAATTGATGTATGCGCAGGCAGTCCAGGATAG
- the rph gene encoding ribonuclease PH, translating to MRMSGISGLVRFDGRRRDQVRHVKVTRNYIKHAEGAVLIEMGDTKVICTASVEEKVPPFLKGKGTGWVTAEYAMLPRATHERSPREAVKGKQGGRTLEIQRLVGRALRSVTDMSQLGERSIWIDCDVIQADGGTRTASITGAFIALADACAVLKKRDLLKKMPLTDYLAAISVGKVGGEVMVDLAYTEDSMAEVDMNVVMTGSGRYVEVQGTAERTPFAKQDMDEFLNLGWQAIQRLTAIQKELIGALD from the coding sequence ATGAGAATGAGCGGAATTTCCGGCTTAGTCCGTTTTGATGGGCGTCGCAGAGATCAGGTCCGCCACGTGAAAGTGACACGCAACTATATCAAACATGCCGAAGGGGCGGTTTTGATTGAAATGGGAGACACGAAGGTCATTTGTACTGCGTCCGTTGAGGAAAAGGTGCCTCCCTTTCTCAAGGGCAAGGGGACGGGATGGGTCACGGCGGAATATGCGATGTTGCCGCGGGCAACCCATGAGCGATCCCCACGAGAGGCGGTCAAGGGGAAGCAAGGCGGCCGGACCCTGGAGATTCAACGGCTCGTCGGACGTGCTCTGCGCTCCGTGACCGACATGTCGCAGCTGGGAGAGCGGTCCATTTGGATCGACTGTGATGTGATCCAAGCGGACGGGGGCACCAGAACCGCGTCCATCACCGGCGCCTTTATCGCGTTGGCTGATGCTTGTGCCGTGCTGAAAAAACGGGATCTGTTGAAGAAGATGCCTTTGACCGACTACCTGGCGGCCATCAGCGTCGGAAAGGTCGGGGGAGAGGTGATGGTGGATCTTGCCTATACCGAGGATTCGATGGCCGAAGTCGACATGAATGTGGTGATGACCGGCAGCGGCCGGTATGTCGAGGTACAGGGTACAGCCGAACGCACGCCGTTCGCGAAGCAAGATATGGACGAGTTTCTGAATCTGGGGTGGCAGGCTATCCAACGGTTGACCGCCATTCAGAAAGAGCTGATCGGTGCACTCGATTGA
- a CDS encoding response regulator: protein MAILLNQTTHQALLDNRNILVVDDEEPIRRLLAYLLQSHGYSAECAADAREARQKLQDQPFALMLCDVNMPGESGMDLVRHILTEHPHTAAIMVTGLDSSVLANAALEVGAFGYIIKPFEANEVLIDVANALRRRRLEMENRLHRENLEDIVRTRTLALQQALDWLERSEKELRLSREETIQRLAIAAEFRDHATARHIQRMSHYCELLARKAGLSPERCDLIRTASPMHDIGKIGTPDHVLLKPGKFTQEEFGVIAQHAEIGYKILSGSDAELLKVAAVIAYTHHERFDGTGYPRGLQGETIPVEGRIAAIADAFDALTTQRVYKPAFELSHAIELMLKHRGEHFDPELLDVFVASTDEVARIHDQYADRVNSTTFREP from the coding sequence ATGGCGATACTGCTGAACCAGACTACTCATCAAGCCCTCCTCGATAATCGCAATATTCTGGTTGTCGACGATGAGGAACCGATCAGGCGCCTCCTGGCCTACCTGCTTCAATCTCATGGGTATTCGGCCGAATGCGCCGCAGATGCCCGAGAGGCTCGGCAAAAATTGCAGGACCAACCCTTTGCGTTGATGCTCTGCGACGTCAACATGCCCGGAGAATCGGGTATGGATCTCGTGCGACACATTCTCACGGAGCACCCTCACACGGCGGCGATCATGGTCACGGGCCTCGATAGCTCGGTCCTCGCCAATGCCGCCTTGGAGGTCGGCGCGTTCGGATACATCATCAAGCCGTTTGAAGCCAATGAGGTTCTCATCGACGTCGCCAACGCCCTCCGCCGCCGCCGACTTGAGATGGAAAATCGCCTCCATCGTGAGAATCTTGAGGACATCGTCCGCACAAGAACGCTCGCATTACAGCAAGCGTTGGACTGGCTGGAACGCTCTGAAAAAGAGCTGCGCCTGTCGCGTGAGGAAACCATTCAGCGGCTCGCCATCGCCGCGGAGTTCCGCGATCATGCGACCGCCCGACATATTCAACGCATGAGTCACTACTGTGAGCTGCTCGCGCGCAAGGCCGGCCTGTCCCCGGAACGCTGCGATTTGATCCGCACGGCCAGCCCCATGCACGACATCGGCAAGATCGGCACCCCGGATCATGTGTTGCTGAAACCCGGCAAGTTCACACAGGAGGAATTCGGGGTGATCGCGCAGCACGCCGAAATCGGATACAAGATCCTCAGCGGGTCGGATGCAGAGCTGCTGAAAGTCGCAGCCGTGATCGCCTACACCCACCATGAGCGCTTCGACGGTACCGGATATCCGCGCGGATTACAGGGCGAAACCATTCCCGTCGAAGGCCGCATTGCCGCGATTGCCGACGCGTTTGACGCACTCACCACTCAACGGGTCTACAAGCCGGCGTTCGAGCTTAGTCATGCGATTGAACTCATGCTCAAGCACCGTGGCGAACATTTCGACCCAGAGCTGCTGGATGTCTTCGTCGCATCAACAGATGAAGTGGCACGCATCCACGATCAATACGCAGATCGCGTCAACTCCACTACCTTCCGCGAACCGTAG